CCCGGTCGCCCGGATCGTGATGCGGTGGTAATCACGGCCCTGCCTTACCAAACGAATAAGGCGGCGATGATTGAACGCATCGCTGAGATGGTCAACGACAAGAAGCTGGAAGGTATTTCCGATATTCGCGATGAGAGTGATCGCGATGGCATGCGCGTTGTGGTGGAGCTGCGTCGCGATGCTTATCCGCAGGTGGTGCTGAACAATCTCTATAAACTCACCCCACTTCAGAGCAATTTCAGCGCCCACATGCTGGCGTTGGTCAACAGTGAGCCGATTTTGCTCACATTGCGCAAGATGCTCGAGGTGTTCCTCGACTTCAGAGTTGAGACGATTGAACGTCGTACGCGCTACTTGCTGCGGAAGGCTGAAGAGCGCGATCACATCCTCTTGGGCTTGCTCCTGGCCCTGGACCAACTCGATCCGATCATTGCCCTGATTCGTGCAGCACCCGATACGGCAACAGCTCGCACGCAGTTGCAGGAGCTCCATGGCCTGTCTGCTGTGCAAGCAGATGCCATCTTGCAGATGCAACTCCGGCGTCTGACTGCTTTAGAGGCTGACAAAATCCGCCTTGAGCATGAGGATTTGGTCACCAAGATCGCCGACTACAAGGACATTCTTGGCCGCAGGGAGCGGGTCTTCGGAATCATTGAAGATGAACTGGGGCAGCTGCGAGATCGCCACGCCGTTCCTCGCCGCACCGAGATCCTTGATCTTGCTGGTGGCCTGGAAGACATCGATCTGATCGCTAATGAGCGTTCTGTGGTGCTTCTTACCGAAACCGGATATCTCAAACGGATGCCGGTGAGTGAATTTGAAGCCACCAGTCGTGGCACCCGAGGCAAGGCCGGTACCCGCAGTCAAGGAGAAGAAGCGGTCAAGTTGTTCATTGGCTGCAACGACCACGACACCTTGTTGCTGTTCAGCGATCGGGGTGTGTCGTATGCCGTTCCTGCTTATCGCGTTCCCCAGTGCAGCAGGACTGCAAAGGGCACTCCGATTGTGCAGCTGTTGCCGATCCCTCGGGAAGAAGCGATTACGTCCTTGTTGGCCGTGTCGGAGTTCAACGATGACACCGACTTGTTGATGCTCACCACCGGTGGATACATCAAGCGCACCAGGCTTTCGGCCTTCAGCAACATCCGCTCCAACGGTTTGATTGCCATTGGTTTGGAAGAGGGTGATGCCCTCACATGGGTGCGGCTTGCTGTGCCAGGAGACAGCGTCTTGATTGGCTCACGGGCGGGAATGACGATTCACTTCCGGCTCAGTGATAACGAGTTGCGGCCCCTAGGCCGAACAGCTCGTGGTGTGCGCTCGATGAATTTGCGAGAGGGCGACAGCTTGGTAAGTATGGATGTACTGCCGGTGGAGTTGGCTGATCAAATCGCTGCCAGTGTCGATGAGGACGTCGAGGGAAGTGATGGCGGCGAAACCGCTGCAGCCGAGGGCCCTTGGGTCCTGGTGGCCTCGGCCTCCGGTTTAGGGAAACGGGTGCCGGTGACCCAGTTCCGTTTGCAGAAACGGGCTGGGATGGGGCTGCGCGCCATGAAGTTCCGCACCGATGCCGATGAGCTTGTGGGCTTGCGGGTGCTGGGAGCCGGAGAGGAGCTGCTGCTGGTGAGCGAAAAGGGAGTGATTGTGCGCACTGGCGCTGATGCCATTCCCCAGCAATCTCGCGCAGCTACTGGCGTTCGCTTGCAGCGGCTGGATAAGGGCGACCGTTTAGCCGATGTGGTGCTGGTTCCACCTGAGGCCGAAACGGATGACGACACCGAATCCGATTCCGCCGGTGACCCCAACAGCGATACCGCACCTGACGTTGTTGCTGAACAGGCACCCACTCCAGAAGAGTCGTCTGACCCATCAGCTGAGGGTTGACCTTGGCCGATTGCGCGGATGTTTTGGTGATTGGGGGCGGTCCTGCCGCCCTTTGCATCAGCTCAGAGCTACATCGGCGCGGGGTTTTGGTCGAGGGAATTGCACCGAATTCGGTGGAGGCACCTTGGCCGAACACCTATGGGATCTGGGCAAAGGAACTGGAGCTGTTGGGTCTCGAACATTTGCTCGAGCACCGCTGGAGCAACACAGTGAGTTTTTATGGCGCTGGTGGCTCGGACTCAGAAGATCAACCCACGCCCCATGGGATGGATTACGGGCTTTTTGATCGCCAAAAGCTTCAGGAGCATTGGCTGGGGTATTGCCAGGGCATGACCTGGCATCAAGACCGTGTTGAGCGCATCGAGTTGCAGGGTGCTGTCACCAGCGTGCATTGCGCATCGGGGTTGCAGCTTATGGCTCGGGTGGTGATCGATGCCTCAGGGCATCGCAGTTCCCATATTCGTCGGCCAGATCAGGGGCCAGTGGCTGGCCAGGCTGCCTATGGCGTGGTGGGTCGCTTCAGCAAGCCTCCGGTCGACCCAGGTCGCTTTGTGTTGATGGATTTTCGCTGTGATCACCTCACTGCGGAGCAACGCAACGAGCCCCCCACCTTCTTGTATGCGATGGATTTCGGTGACGGGGTGTTTTTTGTGGAGGAAACGTCGCTGGCCTTGGCACCGGCTGTCTCTGAGGCTGTGTTGAAGCAGCGATTAACACAACGTCTAGCCAACGCGGATGTGGAAATCACTGAGGTCATGGAGGTAGAGCATTGCTTGTTCCCAATGAATTTGCCGCTGCCGGATTTCAATCAACCGTTGGTTGCCTTCGGCGGCGCGGCGAGCATGGTGCATCCAGCCTCGGG
The window above is part of the Synechococcus sp. WH 8020 genome. Proteins encoded here:
- the gyrA gene encoding DNA gyrase subunit A, which encodes MADPVGPGSGGPGESDDRIIQTDLRNEMSRSYLEYAMSVIVGRALPDARDGLKPVHRRILYAMYELGLTSDRPYRKCARVVGEVLGKYHPHGDTAVYDALVRMAQDFSMSMPLIDGHGNFGSVDNDPPAAMRYTESRLQALTTDSLLEDIEAETVDFADNFDGSQQEPTVLPSRIPQLLLNGSAGIAVGMATNIPPHNLGELITGLLALIRNPEITDQELMALIPGPDFPTGGQILGRSGIRETYLTGRGSVTMRGVAGIETIEAPGRPDRDAVVITALPYQTNKAAMIERIAEMVNDKKLEGISDIRDESDRDGMRVVVELRRDAYPQVVLNNLYKLTPLQSNFSAHMLALVNSEPILLTLRKMLEVFLDFRVETIERRTRYLLRKAEERDHILLGLLLALDQLDPIIALIRAAPDTATARTQLQELHGLSAVQADAILQMQLRRLTALEADKIRLEHEDLVTKIADYKDILGRRERVFGIIEDELGQLRDRHAVPRRTEILDLAGGLEDIDLIANERSVVLLTETGYLKRMPVSEFEATSRGTRGKAGTRSQGEEAVKLFIGCNDHDTLLLFSDRGVSYAVPAYRVPQCSRTAKGTPIVQLLPIPREEAITSLLAVSEFNDDTDLLMLTTGGYIKRTRLSAFSNIRSNGLIAIGLEEGDALTWVRLAVPGDSVLIGSRAGMTIHFRLSDNELRPLGRTARGVRSMNLREGDSLVSMDVLPVELADQIAASVDEDVEGSDGGETAAAEGPWVLVASASGLGKRVPVTQFRLQKRAGMGLRAMKFRTDADELVGLRVLGAGEELLLVSEKGVIVRTGADAIPQQSRAATGVRLQRLDKGDRLADVVLVPPEAETDDDTESDSAGDPNSDTAPDVVAEQAPTPEESSDPSAEG
- the crtL gene encoding lycopene beta cyclase, which codes for MADCADVLVIGGGPAALCISSELHRRGVLVEGIAPNSVEAPWPNTYGIWAKELELLGLEHLLEHRWSNTVSFYGAGGSDSEDQPTPHGMDYGLFDRQKLQEHWLGYCQGMTWHQDRVERIELQGAVTSVHCASGLQLMARVVIDASGHRSSHIRRPDQGPVAGQAAYGVVGRFSKPPVDPGRFVLMDFRCDHLTAEQRNEPPTFLYAMDFGDGVFFVEETSLALAPAVSEAVLKQRLTQRLANADVEITEVMEVEHCLFPMNLPLPDFNQPLVAFGGAASMVHPASGYMLGALLRRGPGLADALAAALKQQPRLGSADLARLGWQALWPWELVLRHRLFQFGLGRLMGFDEQLLRRHFTSFFQLPQEEWSGFLTNTLPLPRLMGVMLRLFAISPWDVRRGLVLGAPAKSS